In the Moraxella osloensis genome, one interval contains:
- the tusD gene encoding sulfurtransferase complex subunit TusD codes for MPNTSTLDTPIVMLMTHAPSHPLTKRALECAQSLWANDSKTTVEQNPLTATDFKIFLYSDAVMLANRLIWLPDDIENMAKNWQHFAMSHDLTIQVCVSAALARGVTDADNATRHQLQGDNVADGFELVGLGELAMHLHRAKTVYQF; via the coding sequence ATGCCAAATACTTCGACGCTCGATACACCAATTGTGATGCTGATGACACATGCGCCTAGTCATCCGCTTACCAAACGAGCGCTTGAATGCGCCCAATCGCTATGGGCAAACGATAGTAAAACAACCGTTGAGCAAAACCCGTTAACTGCTACCGATTTTAAAATTTTCTTATATAGTGATGCGGTGATGTTGGCGAACCGATTAATTTGGCTGCCAGATGATATCGAAAATATGGCAAAAAATTGGCAACACTTTGCTATGAGTCATGATTTAACCATTCAAGTGTGCGTGAGTGCCGCTTTGGCTCGCGGGGTGACAGATGCTGACAATGCAACTAGACATCAGCTACAAGGTGACAATGTGGCAGATGGCTTTGAATTAGTCGGTTTGGGTGAATTAGCCATGCATCTGCACAGGGCAAAAACGGTTTATCAGTTTTAA
- a CDS encoding TusE/DsrC/DsvC family sulfur relay protein, with the protein MTQLPELDQAALDQDGHLIAHQTWSPDIAQQLANTLDVTLTPEHYQIIDAVRQYYDLYSHPPTTRPLIKFLSKQLPSLAVDNAKLQAMFNTGLVARHVNRIAGLPKPANCL; encoded by the coding sequence ATGACCCAACTTCCCGAACTTGACCAAGCCGCCCTTGACCAAGACGGTCATTTGATAGCTCATCAAACATGGTCACCAGATATTGCGCAACAATTGGCGAACACGCTGGATGTCACGTTAACCCCTGAGCACTATCAAATCATAGACGCGGTACGTCAATATTATGATTTATACAGCCATCCACCGACGACCCGTCCTTTAATCAAGTTTTTATCCAAGCAATTGCCCTCATTGGCGGTTGATAATGCCAAATTGCAAGCCATGTTTAACACAGGTCTAGTCGCGCGTCATGTCAACCGCATTGCAGGGTTGCCAAAACCTGCAAATTGCTTATAA